Below is a window of Nocardia asteroides DNA.
CTGATCGACGGCCTCGCCCCTGGCCCCGCCCGGCGCGTACGGCGAGAACCCGCCGTTCTCCCCGCCCGCGCACCCGACCTGCACCTGGAACTGCTGCTGCGGCGTCACCCGCAGACCACCGCTGACCTGTCCGCCGAGCCCGCCGATACCGGTGAAGTTCGGATTCGGCGTCTGGCCCTGGCCGCCGACGGCCTCGATGTACAGGCTCGTCGTGCCCGCGGGCACGGTGTAGGTCTGGGTGCGCGAGCTGCAGTAGAACACGTCGATCGCGAGGCCGGACTCCGCGTCCTCGAAGTGCTCGGACGCGCGGTCGGCGGGTGGGCTCGGTGGCTGGGCCTGCGCGAATGTCGCGGTGCCGACGGCGAGCAGCGCGCCGAGGGAGGCGGCGAGCCAGGCCCGCAGCACAGTTCGTCCGGCCATGCCAGAGCTCCGTTCGCCAGCGCCGTTGCCGAGGAAACTTGCCGAAACGGTAGCTCTGGTCGTCCGTCCGAACCGGCAGCGACGCGCGCTTTCGCGCAGGTCACCCGGGTTGTCGAGACCGTGGGCGCGGTGGCGGGGGCGGCGGGCAAGTATGTTCGGACCCGACGGCGCGGGCCGTCCCGACGACAGGGGACCGCAGTGCGGATTTCGCCAACTACCAGCGCCGCCGCCACGGTGGGCAGCGCCGCCGCCACGGTGGGCATCGCGATCGCCGCGCTCCTCGTCGCCGGGTGCGCGCCGGGCGGCAAGGTCGACGGCACCCCGGTCGCCGCGACGGACGCCTTCGTGCCCACCCAGGAGAACCAGGACCCGTCCCGCGAGATCCCCGGCATCGTGATCACCGAGTTCCCGCCCGGCCTGCACGTGACCAGTACGCAGCGGGTCGCCTACCCCGTGATCCCGCCGCTGGGCGGACCGCACGACAGCAGGTGGGCGGCCTGCGACGGTGTCGTGTACGCCACCGGGGTCCGCACCGAGAACGTGGTGCACTCGCTGGAACACGGCGCGGTGTGGATCGCCTACAACCCCGACAAGGTGAGCGCGACGGACCGGACCGCGCTCGCCGCCCGGGTGACGGGTCGGCCCTACACCCTGATGTCGCCGATCCCCGGCATGGCCGACCCCATCTCTCTGCAATCCTGGGGCCACCAGCTGAAACTCGACCGCGCCGACGACCACCGGATCGACCAGTTCATCCTCGCCCTGCGCGAGAACCCGTACACCACACCGGAACCGGGCGCGACCTGTTCGTCCCCGCTGTTCGACCGCACCAACCCGCCGCCGTTCGATCCCACCCCGCCCGGCCCCGACGCCGTCGACCCGAACAGCGACGGCGGCACGGTCCCTGGCCTGCCTACTCCGTCACCCGGAAGTGGGCGATGACCTTCGTCGGGCGCACCCGCACGACCAGTTCGCCCGCGACCCCGTTGCGCTTGCCGAACTCCTCGGCCTTGTCCGGCCCCATGTAGCGGGCCGCGATCTCGGTCGCCGTGCGCACCAGCTCGCCGGGATCCTCCGACAACGTCACCGTCCCCTGCACCTCCACCAGCCCGTACGGCGGTTCCTCCAGATCCACGCACAGCGCGACCCGCGGATCCCGCGCGAACGCCCGCCCCTTGGCCGTGTTCTTCCCGGTGTTGAACACCAGCTCGTCCCCCTCCACCACGAACCACACCGGCGTCACCAACGGCCGCCCGTCACCACCGGTGAACGCCACCTTCCCCGTCCGCGTCCCGTGGGAGAGAAACTCGCGCACCTGAGCATCAGCAAGAGAGGCCATCCCCCCACCCTAGGCGCGGACACCGCGTGGCCACCCCGACGACGCGAGGTATGTCGCCGACCGGTCGGCGCGCTATTGTAGGTACATACCTACCTACTGGAGGCGGCATGTCGAGAATGAGTGCTCGCGAGCTCAACCAGGACGTCAGCGCGGCCAAACGCGCAGCTCTGCAGGGCCCCGTCGTGATCACCGATCGCGGCGAGGAAGCGTTCGTGCTGCTGTCCATCGAGGAGTATCGGCGGCTACGGGCCGACAGCCAGGACCTGGTCGCCCGGCTGAGCATGGATGACGACGACATCGATTTCGAGCCGGAACCGCTGCGGGTCGACCTGAAAGTCCCGGAGCTGTGAGCTACCTGCTCGATACGAACGTGCTGAGCGAGCTGCGGAAATCGGCGCGCTCGGCGGACCCGTCGGTGCGGTCCTGGATCGCCGCGCGGCGGCCCTCGGAGCTCTATCTGAGCGTGGTCACGATCATGGAGCTCGACATCGGCATCAACCGCGTGGAGCGCCGCGACTCCGCGCAGGGCAAACGGCTGCGAGCATGGCTCGACGACACCGTGCTCGACGCTTTCGCCGGGCGGATCCTGCCCATCGACCTCGCGGTCGCGCGCCGTGCCGCGCGCATGCACGTCCCAGATCCCCGTCTCGAGCGCGCCACCATGATCGCGGCGACCGCGAGTGAACACGGGATGACCGTGGTCACCCGCAATACGAAGGACTTCGCACCGACCGGCATTCCCGTCATCGATCCGTGGCAGGCCGACGGCCCGGCGTAGGAACAGCTCAGATGGCGCCCTGGGTGCGGGCGGTGGCTACGGCGGAGGTGCGGGATTTGACGCCGAGTTTGGCGTAGATGTGGACCAGGTGGGACTTGACGGTGGTCTCGCTGAGGAACAGTTGTTTGGCGATGTCGCGGTTGGACAGGCCCGCGGCGACCAGGCGCAGGACTTCGACTTCGCGGGGGCTCAGGGTGGTGTCGGCGCGGCGGACGCGGGTCATCAGGCGGGAGGCGACCGTCGGGGAGAGCACGCTCTCGCCCGCGGCGGCGGCGCGGACGGCGGCCAGGAGTTCGGCGGGCGGGGTGTCCTTGAGCAGGTAGCCGACGGCGCCCGCCTCGATGGCGCCGAGGATGTCGGCGTCGGTGTCGTAGTTGGTGACCACCAGGACATTCGGCGGCGTGGGCAGGGCGCGCAGGCCGGCGGTGGCGGAGGCGCCGCTGCGGCCGTCGCCGAAGCGCAGATCCATCAGGACCAGGTCGACCGGGGTGGTGGCGCAGAAGGCGACGGCCGCGTCGGCGTCGGGCACATCGCCGACGACGGTGATGTCGTCGGCCGCCTCGAGCAGGGCGCGCAGCCCGGCGCGCACGATGGCGTGGTCGTCGGCGAGCAGCAAACGGATCATTCGGCGGCTCCCAGCGGGAAGGACACCGTGACCGCGGTGTGGCCCGGCTCGGACTCGACCGTCATCGCACCACCCTGCTGTTCGACCCGGCTGCGCATGGCCGACAGCCCGAACCCACGCACGCCGGCGTCCTCCGCCCCGGGCCCGCGCGAGCCGCGCAGCACGGCCGCGTCGATGCCGATGCCGTCGTCGACGATGTCGAGGTGCGCGTCGGTGTCGTCGTAGGTGAGGGTGACCCGCATCCGGGTGGCCGCGGCGTGCTGCACCACATTGGCGACCGCGCTCTGCGCGATCCGCACCAGCGCCGCCTCCACCGGCATCGGCAGTCGCTCCGGTTCACCCTCCACCAGCAGTTGCGTCGCCAGGGTGGGCGACTGCGCGCGATCGCAGATCCGGGCCAGCGCTTCGGCCAGCGACTGCCCGTCGAGCGCGGCGGGCGACAATTCGTCGATGAGCCTGCGGGTTTCGGCCAGATCCTCGGCCGCCGTCTCCCGGGCGAGCCGAATCCGGTCCAGCGCTGGATGATCCGGCGCGGCCTGCTCGGCGGCGTGCAGCAGCAACTGGATACTGCTGAGCCCCTGCGCGACGGTGTCGTGGATTTCCTTGGCCAGCCGTTCCCGCTCGGCCAGCTTGCCCGCGGTACGTTCCCGTTCGGCGAGAATCGCTCTGGTGCCGAGCAATTCGGCGATCAGCCGGTCACGTTC
It encodes the following:
- a CDS encoding PPOX class F420-dependent oxidoreductase, with product MASLADAQVREFLSHGTRTGKVAFTGGDGRPLVTPVWFVVEGDELVFNTGKNTAKGRAFARDPRVALCVDLEEPPYGLVEVQGTVTLSEDPGELVRTATEIAARYMGPDKAEEFGKRNGVAGELVVRVRPTKVIAHFRVTE
- a CDS encoding type II toxin-antitoxin system VapC family toxin, which produces MSYLLDTNVLSELRKSARSADPSVRSWIAARRPSELYLSVVTIMELDIGINRVERRDSAQGKRLRAWLDDTVLDAFAGRILPIDLAVARRAARMHVPDPRLERATMIAATASEHGMTVVTRNTKDFAPTGIPVIDPWQADGPA
- a CDS encoding response regulator transcription factor, producing the protein MIRLLLADDHAIVRAGLRALLEAADDITVVGDVPDADAAVAFCATTPVDLVLMDLRFGDGRSGASATAGLRALPTPPNVLVVTNYDTDADILGAIEAGAVGYLLKDTPPAELLAAVRAAAAGESVLSPTVASRLMTRVRRADTTLSPREVEVLRLVAAGLSNRDIAKQLFLSETTVKSHLVHIYAKLGVKSRTSAVATARTQGAI
- a CDS encoding DUF3105 domain-containing protein; this encodes MRISPTTSAAATVGSAAATVGIAIAALLVAGCAPGGKVDGTPVAATDAFVPTQENQDPSREIPGIVITEFPPGLHVTSTQRVAYPVIPPLGGPHDSRWAACDGVVYATGVRTENVVHSLEHGAVWIAYNPDKVSATDRTALAARVTGRPYTLMSPIPGMADPISLQSWGHQLKLDRADDHRIDQFILALRENPYTTPEPGATCSSPLFDRTNPPPFDPTPPGPDAVDPNSDGGTVPGLPTPSPGSGR
- a CDS encoding type II toxin-antitoxin system prevent-host-death family antitoxin, giving the protein MSRMSARELNQDVSAAKRAALQGPVVITDRGEEAFVLLSIEEYRRLRADSQDLVARLSMDDDDIDFEPEPLRVDLKVPEL
- a CDS encoding sensor histidine kinase, translated to MHSSPLTPVVTTLRLGLHVLVTALAVVVVVRAVLPGGGDHDVAVVVSTVVWLLVYFAGAELLRRAGVATDPERTDGSTVRSPATAVLLWLFALTALWLLLLGLTPDAVYLAFGLFFLYLHLLPRPWSLIAVVLATVVGVLGFAAHRGWSVGAVVGPVFGAAVAIGIGLGYQALRREALERDRLIAELLGTRAILAERERTAGKLAERERLAKEIHDTVAQGLSSIQLLLHAAEQAAPDHPALDRIRLARETAAEDLAETRRLIDELSPAALDGQSLAEALARICDRAQSPTLATQLLVEGEPERLPMPVEAALVRIAQSAVANVVQHAAATRMRVTLTYDDTDAHLDIVDDGIGIDAAVLRGSRGPGAEDAGVRGFGLSAMRSRVEQQGGAMTVESEPGHTAVTVSFPLGAAE